The following are encoded in a window of Amycolatopsis solani genomic DNA:
- a CDS encoding TetR/AcrR family transcriptional regulator, with product MARAGRRPGQTETREKILDAARHRFAELGYDGATVRGIAADAGVNAALLHHFFGSKQALFAAAMNLPVNPASLVPAILTGPRSGVGERLVRAFLAVWAAPEGRTPFIAMLRAAATNEQVALMMRQFIERTVLAEVARALEVPKIRVTGIAAQMMGVALLRYVIKLPPLAEADDEEIVGLLAPVAQYYLDSRDAVETRGARS from the coding sequence ATGGCACGGGCGGGACGGCGGCCGGGACAGACGGAGACGCGCGAGAAGATCCTCGACGCGGCCCGCCACCGGTTCGCCGAGCTGGGCTACGACGGCGCGACGGTCCGCGGCATCGCGGCCGACGCGGGCGTCAACGCGGCACTGCTGCACCACTTCTTCGGCAGCAAGCAGGCCCTCTTCGCGGCGGCGATGAACCTCCCGGTGAACCCGGCTTCGCTGGTCCCGGCGATCCTCACGGGCCCGCGCTCGGGGGTGGGCGAACGGCTGGTGCGCGCGTTCCTCGCGGTGTGGGCGGCCCCGGAGGGCCGGACGCCGTTCATCGCGATGCTGCGCGCGGCGGCGACCAACGAGCAGGTGGCGCTGATGATGCGCCAGTTCATCGAGCGCACGGTGCTGGCCGAGGTGGCGCGGGCGCTGGAGGTCCCGAAGATCCGCGTGACCGGGATCGCCGCCCAGATGATGGGGGTGGCGCTGCTGCGGTACGTGATCAAGCTGCCCCCGCTGGCCGAGGCGGACGACGAAGAGATCGTCGGGCTGCTCGCCCCGGTGGCGCAGTACTACCTGGATTCCCGGGACGCTGTCGAAACGCGCGGGGCCCGTTCGTAG
- a CDS encoding dihydrofolate reductase family protein: protein MTATYTFDVFTSLDGFAAHTGDWGGYWGKQGPELLAHRLAQYGEEQRMVVGANTHRLNAELLPADPAALDPWVARLRTLPATVVSTTLKDPLGWPDATIVSGDAVDVVRCLKEESPVPLRSHGSLSLNRALLAAGLVDRVQVTVFPVITGKTGADPVFGGAEDFDLELLESRTLDGRTQELVYRPTRHG from the coding sequence ATGACCGCGACGTACACGTTCGACGTCTTCACCAGCCTCGACGGCTTCGCCGCCCACACCGGCGACTGGGGCGGCTACTGGGGCAAGCAGGGCCCGGAACTGCTCGCGCACCGCCTCGCGCAGTACGGCGAGGAGCAGCGGATGGTCGTCGGCGCGAACACCCACCGGCTGAACGCCGAGCTGCTGCCGGCGGACCCCGCGGCACTGGACCCCTGGGTGGCCCGCCTGCGCACCCTGCCGGCCACGGTGGTCTCGACCACGCTGAAGGACCCCCTCGGCTGGCCGGACGCCACCATCGTGTCCGGCGACGCCGTCGACGTCGTCCGGTGCCTCAAGGAGGAGTCGCCCGTGCCGCTGCGGTCCCACGGGAGCCTGTCGCTGAACCGCGCCCTGCTGGCCGCCGGGCTGGTGGACCGGGTGCAGGTGACGGTGTTCCCGGTGATCACGGGCAAGACGGGCGCGGACCCGGTGTTCGGCGGCGCGGAGGATTTCGACCTGGAGCTGCTGGAGAGCCGCACCCTCGACGGCCGGACGCAGGAGCTCGTCTACCGCCCCACCCGGCACGGGTGA
- a CDS encoding right-handed parallel beta-helix repeat-containing protein — MPRLHSALVVLLVAASVVPVFAAAAPAAAEAGTGAVCDRQPELYTQAPPGAVTVDLAVEGDLSVKTQASPPGTTFWLPPGTHRLASDQFGQVIPKDGDVYLGAPGAVLDGRGVNRAAFTQQAKDVVIRGLTIQNFVAPQDQGVVNHDSGEHWVIENTTIQHNTGAAVMAGVRQVVRASCLRDNGQYGMNAYRPDNTITGLLVEGNEITGNNVDDWETRSPGCGCSGGIKFWAVNGADVRGNWIHHNHGVGLWADTNDNDFLIEDNVIEDNDAEAIFYEISYNVVIRHNAVRRNNVVAGSRRASRGDNFPSAAVYISESGGEPRVPARTDVIDIYGNAFEDNWSGITLWENADRFCNSPANTSTASCTKLVADRTRCAAPGIESSPLFDDCRWKTQRVEIHSNTFRFDPARPGCAGLCGRMAVLSNYGTYPAWSPYRGTLVQEAISRDQDNYWYSNDYFGPWAFVAGDTSRTLTPAQWQNEPWNQDDCASFDGVTPNC, encoded by the coding sequence ATGCCGCGCCTTCATTCCGCGCTCGTCGTCCTGCTCGTGGCCGCTTCCGTTGTTCCCGTTTTCGCGGCCGCCGCGCCCGCCGCCGCCGAAGCCGGGACCGGTGCCGTGTGCGACCGCCAGCCCGAGCTCTACACCCAGGCGCCGCCGGGTGCCGTGACCGTCGATCTGGCCGTCGAAGGCGACCTGAGCGTCAAGACGCAGGCGTCGCCGCCGGGGACCACCTTCTGGCTGCCGCCCGGCACGCACCGGCTGGCTTCCGACCAGTTCGGGCAGGTCATCCCCAAGGACGGCGACGTCTACCTCGGCGCGCCCGGCGCGGTGCTCGACGGCCGCGGCGTCAACCGGGCCGCCTTCACCCAGCAGGCCAAGGACGTCGTCATCCGCGGCCTCACCATCCAGAACTTCGTCGCGCCCCAGGACCAAGGCGTCGTCAACCACGATTCCGGCGAGCACTGGGTGATCGAAAACACCACCATCCAGCACAACACCGGCGCCGCGGTGATGGCCGGCGTCCGGCAGGTCGTGCGGGCCAGCTGCCTGCGCGACAACGGGCAGTACGGGATGAACGCCTACCGCCCCGACAACACGATCACCGGGCTGCTCGTCGAAGGCAACGAAATCACCGGCAACAACGTCGACGACTGGGAAACGCGCAGCCCCGGGTGCGGGTGCAGCGGCGGAATCAAGTTCTGGGCCGTGAACGGCGCCGACGTCCGCGGCAACTGGATCCACCACAACCACGGCGTCGGCCTGTGGGCGGACACCAATGACAACGATTTCCTGATCGAAGACAACGTCATCGAAGACAATGACGCGGAAGCGATCTTCTACGAGATCAGCTACAACGTCGTGATCCGCCACAACGCCGTCCGCCGCAACAACGTCGTGGCGGGCAGCCGCCGCGCGTCCCGCGGCGACAACTTCCCGTCCGCGGCGGTCTACATCTCCGAGTCCGGCGGCGAGCCCCGGGTGCCGGCCCGCACCGACGTCATCGACATCTACGGCAACGCCTTCGAGGACAACTGGTCCGGCATCACGCTGTGGGAGAACGCCGACCGCTTCTGCAACAGCCCGGCGAACACGTCGACCGCGAGCTGCACCAAGCTGGTCGCGGACCGGACCCGGTGCGCGGCACCGGGCATCGAGTCCTCGCCGCTGTTCGACGACTGCCGCTGGAAGACCCAGCGCGTCGAGATCCATTCCAACACCTTCCGCTTCGATCCCGCCCGGCCCGGCTGCGCCGGCTTGTGCGGCCGGATGGCGGTGCTGTCGAACTACGGCACCTACCCGGCGTGGTCCCCGTACCGGGGCACCCTCGTGCAGGAGGCCATCAGCCGCGACCAGGACAACTACTGGTACAGCAACGACTACTTCGGCCCGTGGGCGTTCGTCGCCGGCGACACCTCCCGCACCCTCACCCCGGCGCAGTGGCAGAACGAGCCCTGGAACCAGGACGACTGCGCCTCCTTCGACGGTGTGACCCCGAACTGCTGA
- a CDS encoding SigE family RNA polymerase sigma factor: MSFEEFVAERLDGLLRYATVLTNDPHLAQDIVQDVLLRAQQRWDGIDAPPSYVRRMITNEYLSWRRRAVRRMVPSSHDVLDALGPPEADPATAYDERDAMLGLLATLPRKQRAAIVLRYYESYSDAEIAAVLRCGASTVRSQISRALATLRQAPLPAALTTGAGE; this comes from the coding sequence GTGAGCTTCGAAGAGTTCGTGGCGGAGCGGCTGGACGGGCTGCTCCGCTACGCCACCGTCCTGACGAACGACCCGCACCTGGCGCAGGACATCGTCCAGGACGTACTGCTGCGCGCCCAGCAGCGGTGGGACGGCATCGACGCCCCGCCGTCCTACGTGCGGCGGATGATCACCAACGAATACCTCTCGTGGCGGCGCCGGGCGGTGCGGCGGATGGTGCCGAGCAGCCACGACGTCCTCGACGCGCTCGGCCCGCCCGAAGCCGACCCGGCCACCGCCTACGACGAGCGGGACGCGATGCTCGGCCTGCTCGCCACGCTGCCCCGCAAGCAGCGCGCGGCGATCGTGCTGCGGTACTACGAGAGCTACTCCGACGCCGAGATCGCCGCGGTCCTGCGGTGCGGCGCGTCCACCGTGCGCAGCCAGATTTCCCGCGCGCTGGCCACCCTGCGCCAGGCGCCGCTCCCCGCGGCCCTCACCACCGGAGCTGGAGAATGA
- a CDS encoding phytase produces the protein MAVAAVSLLSAVPASATPRDPSPVAQTQAFADDPSASPANADADDPAIWVHPHHPSRSVVLGTLKEGGLAAFDLDARTLQLVPAGPGGRFNNVDVVGDLAVVSDRGRDLVRVYRIDPRGAAAGADLLRDVTDPAAGRVFPESDVDEQRTAYGLAAGRDPRTGVRWVAVTRRHETRVALLRLVDRPGGTVGTAPLATVDLPSSFRLPDGTTWSPCEEPGEGPQLEGSVLDGRVLYTAQEDVGIWRIPLTATGFGRPELVDRVRSYGVPQRWDPATGECVPDGTDPGFGGRWLEADAEGLAMADGTLFASSQGDSRFVVYGRRTRDLRIVAGRGTDSVEHSDGSAITTAALGHRFPHGLLVVHDGERRPPSGGLPTTGFAFVRLEDAIRG, from the coding sequence GTGGCCGTCGCCGCCGTCTCCCTCTTGTCCGCCGTCCCCGCTTCCGCCACTCCCCGCGATCCCTCGCCGGTGGCCCAGACCCAGGCCTTCGCCGACGATCCCTCGGCGTCCCCGGCGAACGCCGACGCCGACGACCCGGCCATCTGGGTCCACCCGCACCACCCCTCGCGCAGCGTCGTGCTGGGGACGCTCAAGGAGGGCGGGCTCGCCGCGTTCGACCTGGACGCGCGGACGCTGCAGCTCGTCCCGGCCGGGCCGGGCGGGCGGTTCAACAACGTCGACGTCGTCGGCGACCTCGCCGTCGTCAGCGACCGGGGCCGGGACCTCGTCCGGGTGTACCGGATCGACCCGCGGGGCGCCGCCGCCGGGGCGGACCTCCTGCGGGACGTCACCGATCCCGCCGCCGGGCGGGTGTTCCCGGAGTCCGATGTGGACGAACAGCGGACCGCGTACGGCCTGGCCGCCGGGCGCGACCCGCGCACCGGCGTCCGGTGGGTGGCGGTGACCCGGCGGCACGAGACGCGCGTGGCGCTGCTGCGGCTGGTCGACCGGCCGGGCGGCACCGTCGGCACGGCACCGCTGGCCACGGTCGACCTGCCGTCGTCGTTCCGGCTGCCGGACGGCACGACGTGGTCGCCCTGCGAGGAGCCGGGCGAAGGACCGCAGCTGGAAGGGTCGGTGCTCGACGGCCGCGTGCTCTACACCGCCCAGGAGGACGTCGGGATCTGGCGGATCCCGCTGACCGCCACCGGTTTCGGGCGGCCCGAGCTGGTCGACCGCGTGCGCTCCTACGGCGTCCCGCAGCGGTGGGACCCCGCGACCGGGGAATGCGTCCCCGACGGCACCGACCCGGGCTTCGGCGGCCGGTGGCTGGAAGCCGACGCCGAGGGCCTGGCGATGGCGGACGGCACGCTGTTCGCGTCCAGCCAAGGCGACTCGCGCTTCGTCGTCTACGGCCGTCGCACGCGTGACCTCCGGATCGTCGCGGGCCGCGGCACGGACTCGGTCGAGCACTCCGACGGTTCGGCGATCACGACGGCCGCACTCGGCCACCGTTTTCCGCACGGCCTCCTGGTGGTCCACGACGGCGAACGCCGCCCGCCGTCGGGCGGCCTCCCGACCACCGGCTTCGCCTTCGTCCGCCTCGAGGACGCAATCCGCGGGTAA